The Planctomycetia bacterium sequence AAAACGTAAACTGTAAACCCAGGAGATAGCCGTTATCGAACCAAAGAGGTGGTTGAGCCAGAAGCGGGCCATACAGGGGCACGCCATAACTGGGAGTTTCATTTCTCTCCACTTCGATGAAGTCTTTATCCTGCAGCATCTTCAATAAATACTGTTTGTAGTCCGCAAGCAATTTCTGCTCCAATTCTCCCATGCTCGTTGCCTTGCATTGAATATTTGGCATCGAACAAACTCTGGCGGCGTAATACGGTGATTTGATAGTAGGAGTATGCAGTAACTCATACATCAATACTTTCTTGATGTACGGGAAGTCGGACCAGCTTAGTTGAATGTCCAAGTGCCAGGGGCAATGATGTGCTTGCTTTTCTTCATAGCCGATTAGGCCGTAAAGTCGTGTACAGAATCTCTGTGCTTTGACTGGCACTATCACAGAGTAATCTGTTCTCTTTACAAAGACTGATTTCCAAGTTTCCCTGTTTGATTTTGAAGGGATACTTTCTACCTTGCTGTCACGTTCAGCAAGTTCAACGACTTTCCATTGCTGAATACGAGAGTGATTGTCACACGTTGCAATAAGCTTGAGCATTCTCGGCGTTTTTACTGACTGCCAGGAACAGCAAGAAGAATGATGTCAGCATGGTAACCTCCTTTTGGTTCATGCTTTCTCTGTGCTATAGCAAGTGGTCACAAATGCTGCAATATGGCTTTGTTCCACTGCAAAACACACAAAATAACATATCAAACAGGCCGTTATTCCCCAATTTCCCTTTGCACTCACGGAACTTTGTAGAGTAGATTAGGGTTAGCTCATAAAGCCGTTTGTTTCATCCAGAACGCTATTCGCCTATCAAGGAATTTCGCTATGTGGGGCATGTCTACCGGTGGCATTGGTCGACGTCATTTTCTGAAACATATGGCTGGCTTCTCCCTGATGGCTGCTCCCAGCATCAGCTTTGTGCAGGGCCTGCATGCTATGCAGAGCAAGCTCAAAAAGGAGAACAAGAGCATCATCATCCTTTGGATGGATGGCGGCCCCAGTCATATGGATACCTGGGATATGAAGCCGGGTGAATCGACAGGCGGACAGTTCAAGCCGATCAAGACCAGTGCCAATGGAGTCATGATCAGCGAGCATCTGCCCCTGGTTGCGAAGCAGATGAAACATTTGAGCCTGGTCCGTTCGCTGGTAACGAATGAAGGTTCGCATGAGCGTGGCAGAACACTGATGCATACTGCCTACGCTGCCAACCCTGCCATCACATTCCCCAGCCTGGGAGCGGTTGCTTCGCAGCAGATTGCACCTAAGGAACTTGCTATACCCTCGTTTGTAAGCGTGAGTCGTCCCTCTGAAGGCCCCGGCTTTCTGGGCATGACTTATGCACCGTTCAATGTACAAAACCCAGGCAGCATGCCTGATAATGTTGATCTGCCTCGCGACCTCGGTGATGAACGCAGCAAAATTGTGCGGGGTGATTTCCGTAAACAGTTCCTCGCCAAGGTAGAGAATCAGTTTGCTGCCCAGAATCGTGGCGTTGCAGCCAGTGCCCATACCGATGTATACAAGAAGGCATACGATCTCACTTACTCACAACTCAAGAACGTCTTCGATCTGAAGATCGATGGCAACAAAGCGATGGACAAGAAGTACGAAGAGATGTATGGCACCGATACCTTCGGTCGCGGTTGCCTGCTGGCCCGCAAACTGGTTGAAGCGGGTGTTACCTGTGTGGAAGTCACACTCGGTGGTTGGGATAATCACAACAACATATTCCAAGCATTACACAACAGCAGTACACCAAGTGGCACAGGCATGAACAACCGTACCGGACTCCTGGATCGATTGGATAAAGGCATGGCTGCCCTGGTTCAGGATCTCGTAGATCGAGGTATGTGGAAAAACACTGTTGTAGTCTGGATGGGTGAATTCGGGCGTACGCCGAAAATTAATCAGAACGGCGGACGTGACCACTGGGCCCGCTGCTGGTCAGTGGCACTCGGTGGTGGTGGCATCAAAGGCGGCATCGTTCACGGCTCCACCGACAAAGACGGTACCAGTGTTAAAGACGACCCATGCACAGTGGGTGATCTCTTCGCAACTCTCTACACAGCTATGGGAATCAATCCCGAAACGGAAATTCGCGATCCATTGGGACGACCTCGAAAAATTTCAGGTGAAAAAGCAGGAAAACCGATCAGCACCCTCATTTAACCGGCTTGTTGCCCCTGATACTGCTGACAGGCAATTTCCGGGAGTTACTCAGGATCAGCAAGTTTTTCATCTTCTCTGCAGGTGTTAGTTTACGCTTCCTGTGGCTCTTCCGCAGTCATGAATTTCATGGCTCATCTGACCCTTACTATTTACCATTCTTTGCAAGTATGCCCTTGCATAAGTACCTTTCACTGCTTAGAATCCATTGTCCATACGACGACGAAATGACTTTGATAGTGCTGAACACAGTTGATCATTACAGGATGTAATGCTCGTGTTGATAAGGCTGTTAGAGCAGTGGAATGCTTGACATTCCGTTTATGACTCGCAACGAAAAACTGGCGCATGCCCCTTTGGTTGGTCTTCCAGGGATGTTTGGACCGACGAGTGCTTCGTTGACCAGATTGTCCCTTGACCTCTCCGCCTTCCGATGAAGCGCGAACTCAAGGCCACCAGAGGAAACGTGATGAAAACGGCAAAGCCCATTAAGAAGAAGAAAACCAAAAGCAAACCCGCTATGGTCTCCGTCAAGAAAAGTGCAGCTGCTGTCAAAACCAAAGCCAAAACCAAGTTGACCACCATCAAGGTGCATACACAGCCGGAGATGCCTGAGTTTTATCTTCCCACCATCTACTCCTCTGATCTGCTCACTCCTGAAGAAGAACGACAGCTCCTAACCAACTTCTGGGAAAACAAGAAAGAACTGGTTCGCCAGCTTCTCAAACATTACGCCAAGCAACTCAAGCAGCATCGTCCGCCGATGGAACCCTGGCCCATGGCCCAGTTCATCCGCGAACATACCACTTACGAAGTGCGCAAGCATACCAGTATCAAGCCAGTCTTTGAACGCTATGTGACGTTCAAGCATCGACTGGCTTCTGCCAACATCCGCCTGGCTGCTCACGTCGCCAAGCGTTTCCGCCATCATGCCCTGGCTTATACCGATCTCCTGCAGGAAGCAGTGTGTGGTCTGATGCAGGCGATTGATCGCTTCGATGTCAGCCACGGTACACGATTGGCAACCTATGCAACCTGGTGGATTCGTCAGACTCTGCAGATAGCAGTAGCTCGTCAAAGCCACCTGGTGAGCCTGTCGCCTCACCATCTGCAGGAACTTGGCCTCTTGCAGCAGGAATCAGAAGCACTGGCTCATGGCGGCAAGCACCTGCCTAGTTCACAAGAACTGGCCAAGCGTACTGGCAGCAGTCTCGAACACCTGACTCACTTGCAGACTGCTACACGAACTCCTGTAAGTTTGAATGCTGTTCTCGATGATGACAGCGATTTCAAGCTCACCGAAGCGATGCCTGACAACAATACAAACATTCTTCGCGATAACAACGAACGCCAGGAAGCACTCAACTACCTGATGGATAACCTTCGTCCTCGTGAACGGAAAGTGCTCGACCTACGTTTTGGCCTGACCGGCGCCGGCGCTCACAGCCTGCGACAGATCGGCCACTTGCTTCGCATCAGCAAGGAACGCGTGCGTCAGATTCAGAACCGTGCTTTAGAGAAGCTTCGAGGTTCTGCTGAACGAGTTGGATGGGAGCCAAATCTACTGCTCGACTGATGCTTTGGTACTGATTGATAAGAAAACCAGGCATTCGCCTGGTTTTCTTCGTTTCAGGCTTCTCACAATCTTCAACCGGTCGCGTCGCTACTTAATTTGACCGGTTTCCTATACTAAACAGTTGCCATGTACTTCCGGAGGATTCTCCCTCAGTCCGGAGTTTGCAGCCAGACTTGGGGACAGGAACTTTATGAAACGTAATGATATTCGCAATGTTGCCATTATTGCTCACGTCGATCATGGCAAAACAACCTTAGTGGATGAAATGCTGCGTCAGTCGGGTCTCTTCCGTGCCGGGGAACTCGAAAAGCTCGAAGGCGGCCAGCATGGCCTGATCATGGATTCCAACCCGCTGGAACGTGAACGAGGCATCACGATTCTTGCCAAGAACTGTGCCATCAAGTGGGGCGATACCAAGATCAACATCATTGATACGCCGGGCCACGCTGACTTTGGTGGCGAAGTGGAACGTGTGCTCCGCATGGCAGATGGTGCTGCACTACTGGTGGATGCTGCAGAAGGCCCCTTGCCTCAGACGAGGTTCGTGCTTCGCAAGGCATTTGAATGTGGACTGAAACCTATTGTGGTCATCAACAAGATTGATCGGCCCGATGCGCGTGTTCAGGAAGTGCTCAACGGCATCTTCGATCTCTTTGTCGATCTCGATGCCGATGATGCTACCTGTGATTTCCCGGTAGTATATGCATCAGGCCGCAATGGCTGGGCCAAGCTGAGCATGGATGATGAAAGCAAGGACTTGCGCCCACTCGTTGAAACCATCATGAAACATGTCCCTCCACCTGATGTGAACATGGAAGCTCCTGTACAGTTCCAGGTGAATAATCTTGATCACAGTGAATTTGTAGGCCGCATCGCAGTTGGCAAAGTCTACGCAGGCAAACTCAGGAAGAATCAGCGGGTTGCAGTGCTCAGCCGCGATAACAAACGGACTGATTACAACATCAAACAACTGCTCACCTTCGACCGATTGGGTCGAAACGAAGTGGAAGAAGTCACCGCGGGAGATATCTGTGCTATCGTCGGCCTGACTGATGTGGAGATTGGTGATACGGTAGCAGATATCGATCATCCCAATCCACTTCCGGCTTTGAAAGTGGATGAGCCTACGCTTACCATGCTCTTCCGCATCAACGATTCGCCCTTTTCAGGCCGCGATGGTGAATATGTCACCAGCAGGCAGTTGCGGGATCGACTGTTCAAGGAACTTGAACGGAATGTAGCTCTGCGCGTGGTGCCTGTCGAAGGCAAATCAGATGAGTTCATGGTATCAGGCCGCGGTTTACTCCACCTCGGCATTCTGCTGGAGACCATGCGCCGCGAAGGTTACGAACTCTCTGTCGGCAAGCCTCGAGTCATCATGAAAGAAGAAGGGGGCATGAAGCTGGAACCGGTGGAATATCTCGTTATCGAGTGCCCGCAGGGTTCTGTCGGTGCTGTCATGGAACTGGTGGGTAATCGCCGGGCTGAGTGCCTCAAGATGGATGCTCGCGGAGAATTGACTCACTTGGAGTTTACCATCCCGGCACGCGGCCTGATCGGTTTAAAAACCCGATTGTTGACTGCCACCAGCGGGCAGGCGATCATGCATCATACCTTTTATGACTATCAACCGAGCCGGGGCACCATTCCATCACGTGTGAACGGAGTGATGATCGCTACGGAAACCGGGCCAGCTACTTTTTATGCCATCGAAGGACTGCAGGATCGAGGCGTCATGTTTGTTTCGCCTCAAGATCAGTGTTACGAGGGCCAAATTGTAGCAGAGCACTGCAGGGATAATGATCTCCCCGTAAATATTGCCCGTGAAAAGAAACTGACCAATATGCGTAATGCCAATGCCGAAAAAACCGTGGTGCTCAAAGCTCCTCGTCAAATGACTCTGGAAATGGCATTGGAATACATCGAAGACGATGAACTGGTGGAGATTACCCCCAACTCCATCAGGCTGCGCAAGATGCTGCTGAAAGAAGCTGATCGCAAGCGCTTCGATCGCTCAAACCGGGAAGGATAAACAACCTTCCACTTACATTGCAAGACACACTCATCCAACAAAACAACCCCCAAGTATGACTTGGGGGTTGTTGCATTGTTTCAACCTCTTCGCATTAGCGGCTATATCCAGCCTGCTGAATACCTGCCTGCTTCATCATGGAATTGATGGCTTCGCCGGCAGCTTCGCGAATGCGTGGGTCTTCATGCATGCAGGCCTGACTCATGAGTGCCACCACCTGAGGCCGGGTTGATTTCAGGGAAGTCAATGTCCGGATAGCAGCGATTTTGACAGCTGGAGAGCGATCCATTTGTACTGCCGTCATCAGCGCGTCTTCTACATAGGGTCGAACGGTAGGAAGAGTTGCCTGTTCCAGACGCTGAGCTGCCCACTGGCGGTTTTCCACTTCCCTGGATTGAGCCAGTACATTGATCAGGTGTAGAGTGTTGGCTACGGCATCGCCCTGGCCGTTATTCATCTGGTACATACCCATCGAAATTTGAGCATTCATGCAATCGCCAAAAGGCTGATTCAAGCAGGCGAATGGCACCACTTGCGGAGCACTGTAATAGGCACGCATGGAGCAGGAATTCATGGTGCAGAAGGCAGGGACTTCAGGTTGTGGTGGTGGTCCGCCGGGAGTTCCATTGCTGGCACTCAGACGCACACCAGGAACTGGTACATTGATGTCGCAGGTGCGGGCACGATGACCTTTGATACGACGGCCATGGCCTGCATCACAGTTGCCATCGCCACACTTGCCTCGGCAAGCATCGCAACTGCCTTCCGCACCACCGCATTTGGAGCAAGTACCAGCTTTGTTGTCAGCACAAGGGTCGCAGGCTTTGGTTGCAACTGGTGCACACACTTTAACAGGTTCGCAGGCAACCTTAGCAGGTTCGCAAGCAACCTTAGCTGGCTCGCAAAGTACTTGTGCTGGTGCACAAGCCACTTTGGCTGGCTCACATGCTTTGACTTCCACTTTGCACGGTGCAGGTGGGCAGGCAGTCTTCACCGGTTCGCACTTGGCAACAGGTGCTGCACATTCCACCTTAGATTGAGCACAGGGAGTGCATTGATCGCAATGCAGGGTGACCACTTCGTTGTTATCCAGTGCCTGGCAACGGTGAGTCATTACGCCGTGCTTATCGCGAGCGGTACCAAGCACTTTGTATTTGCGAGCAACGCCATTTTCGGTCACAGTAATCACTTCACAGCCACCTACCAGTTCACGGCCTAATGGTGCAGTGCTTGCAACAGGAGCAGCGGTAGTTGCCTGAACAGGAACAACCGGTGCAGGGGTTTTGATGACTGCTGGAGGAGCAGATTTAGCTACATTAAGCGTGGGTGCTGTTTGAACAGCTACTGGCGAGGTGGTAACAGGAGTTATAACAGGTGTCGTAGTAACCACAGTAGTTTGCTTAGCGGCAGGTGTCGTTACCACTTTGGCAACTTGAGTTGTTACAGGCTTGGTAGCTACTGCAGGTGAGGTAGCAGCAACTGTGGAAATGGATTTTACTTCTTCCTTCTTAGTCATCACTGGAACCAGGCCGCCATCCATCGCAGCTACTTTGCTGGAGGCAGCAGTCGTTGTCGCTGAAGTGACAGGCTGAACAGCCTTCGTGGTTTTGACCATTTCAACCGGTTTGGTTGCTTTAGGCATTTCCATGACTACTGGTTTGGCAGGAGGAACTGGGCAGCCAGTGGGGCACGTACTATTGGTCCAGCGATAAATCTTGATGCGATCCACCGCTGACTTGGCCTGGAGGTTTTCAACGAGTGTCAGCTGAGCGTTGGAGCCAGTAACCTGAGCCTGCATGCAGGGTGAACCATCATCGAGTCGCCAGACCTGAGTAATCACGGCTTTTTCCGTGGGATAGTTCTTTTCCACCACGGTAATGGTTTTGCCCAGACGCTGGTCGAGGGCGGGGAAGGCATCGTCAGCAAATGCATGGCAGCTAGTGGCCAGCAGGCAGACGAGCAAAGCAGGTGCGATACGGGACATTGCCTGGCTCTCCTTGTTATGCCCCAACGCGCTGCCTGTCGAAAGGCCCTCCGTGAACCTGTGCGGGTTTGTCCACGGAGTCGGTGCGTGCCGGGCGCGCGGCTTCTTTCTGTAATGCCTTCACTATCGGCTGGGGTACTTGACAGGCATGAGACGAACGAACCGAAGATGCAGAAGATGCACAACACAGGGGATTGAGGATGTTCAACTTAATTAAGTTGACGATTAGGTAATTTGGGTAACATGAAACTTTCTTATTCCAGCACATAAAAAAATCGAGGCATGAATCTACATGCCTCGACTTTCGATGATTCTGATTATTTACTGCTTCTTTGGCAATGCCAAGCCGTTGATCTTCACTTCTGGCATCTGCAGATCAACCAGTACGGGTTCACGAGTGATAAACTGACCCGTGTTTCCAGCCACATCGGTTACTTCCAGCTTGAGATAGACCTGGTAAGGAGTGTTGGCTGGAACTCGCCAACGGAAAACACCATTATTAGGCTGCTTGTCAACCACCAGCTTCCACGGGCCAGTTGGATTCTCAGCCCACTCAATCTTGACTGGCCCACTAGCCAGATTGGCATCGATAGCATTCCATTTGATGTTTACCAGGTCTTTGCTCCCGGGAACCGTATCAAGCGGCGTGATGAGTTCGCAGACTGGTGCTGTGATATCAACACCGACACGAACCGCAGGCAACTCTCCAGAACTTGGAGCAGACTTTCCTAAGCCAGCACGATTCTTGACAACCATGGTAAAGCCGTAGATGCCTTCACCAGGAACATCAACACTGAACGGCCGGTTGGCATCTTCACGTTTATCAAGCAGTTGCCAGGTTTTTCCTGCATCCAGCGTGTAATAGAGTTCCAGGATGCCAACACCTGACGGGCCTGCTTTAACTTCAAAATCAAGATCAAGATGGAGTGAGTTGCTCCACAGCACTGGTCCAGCGTTTCCCCGTTGAAATCCGGAATAACCACCGGTTGGATTATTACCTGCAGTTACATTGGTTGCTGCCTGAGGAATCGTGGAGGCAGGCTTAAAACCTGTTGGTGCATTGTTGTTCGCTGCGTTGCTTGCAGGTGCAGGCAAATTGCCAAGTGCAGGTGCGCTGCCCAGTGCTGGTATGGGATTATTGGTGGAAACCGGTGGTGGTAAAGTACCATCCACTTTGGGTGCTGCTTGATTCTGAGTGGTATTGCTGGTGGTCAATCCCAATGGTGGAACCATAGGTGCGGGTGGCAGCATGGGACTCGTATTTCCACTGCTTGCGTTTGCCTGACCGGATCCAACCTGGTTAGAGGTAACCATGGTGGTTGCCTGGATTTCTGTCTGATCTTCACCCAGGTTTCCAGCTTTATCCTTGGATGTCACTCGAACCGACACTGTGCCCATGGCACCGGTATTGAATTGCTTTTTGCCATTGGCAACGGGTGTCAATGCAACGGCTTTCCAGGCATTGTCACCTTGAGCCCGGTATTGCAGGGTCAGGGTGTTCAGGTCGAGGTGTTCGTCCTGAACATCCCACGAAACAGTGATCTGATCGTTCATGCGTTCCTGTGCCTGGACTTTGACAACAGGTCGCTTGGTATCAACGATAATCTTCAATTGAGGTTGAAGATCAGTCTCTTTGGCTGGCACAGTCTGCCCGGTACGGTTTACATAGCTGACGCTAAACCAGTATGTGCCATCCTGTGGCGCCAGGTATTTGAAGAATTCATCGGAGGGTTTTGCCGTGGCTTCTTTCTTCCACGTTTTACCCTGGTCTTGCGATACAAACAGTGTCAGCGACTGAGCTTCCTTGCGGATAGGCTCCGTTAGCGTGATGGGAATCTGCCAGTCGCGTTCAGAAAGATGTTCGATATCGTCCTGCGCGAACACATTCGACGTGACGAAAAGACCAGCGAATAGGATGCATACCAGACGTTGCATCGCAACACC is a genomic window containing:
- a CDS encoding DUF1501 domain-containing protein; amino-acid sequence: MWGMSTGGIGRRHFLKHMAGFSLMAAPSISFVQGLHAMQSKLKKENKSIIILWMDGGPSHMDTWDMKPGESTGGQFKPIKTSANGVMISEHLPLVAKQMKHLSLVRSLVTNEGSHERGRTLMHTAYAANPAITFPSLGAVASQQIAPKELAIPSFVSVSRPSEGPGFLGMTYAPFNVQNPGSMPDNVDLPRDLGDERSKIVRGDFRKQFLAKVENQFAAQNRGVAASAHTDVYKKAYDLTYSQLKNVFDLKIDGNKAMDKKYEEMYGTDTFGRGCLLARKLVEAGVTCVEVTLGGWDNHNNIFQALHNSSTPSGTGMNNRTGLLDRLDKGMAALVQDLVDRGMWKNTVVVWMGEFGRTPKINQNGGRDHWARCWSVALGGGGIKGGIVHGSTDKDGTSVKDDPCTVGDLFATLYTAMGINPETEIRDPLGRPRKISGEKAGKPISTLI
- a CDS encoding sigma-70 family RNA polymerase sigma factor, which gives rise to MPEFYLPTIYSSDLLTPEEERQLLTNFWENKKELVRQLLKHYAKQLKQHRPPMEPWPMAQFIREHTTYEVRKHTSIKPVFERYVTFKHRLASANIRLAAHVAKRFRHHALAYTDLLQEAVCGLMQAIDRFDVSHGTRLATYATWWIRQTLQIAVARQSHLVSLSPHHLQELGLLQQESEALAHGGKHLPSSQELAKRTGSSLEHLTHLQTATRTPVSLNAVLDDDSDFKLTEAMPDNNTNILRDNNERQEALNYLMDNLRPRERKVLDLRFGLTGAGAHSLRQIGHLLRISKERVRQIQNRALEKLRGSAERVGWEPNLLLD
- the typA gene encoding translational GTPase TypA, yielding MKRNDIRNVAIIAHVDHGKTTLVDEMLRQSGLFRAGELEKLEGGQHGLIMDSNPLERERGITILAKNCAIKWGDTKINIIDTPGHADFGGEVERVLRMADGAALLVDAAEGPLPQTRFVLRKAFECGLKPIVVINKIDRPDARVQEVLNGIFDLFVDLDADDATCDFPVVYASGRNGWAKLSMDDESKDLRPLVETIMKHVPPPDVNMEAPVQFQVNNLDHSEFVGRIAVGKVYAGKLRKNQRVAVLSRDNKRTDYNIKQLLTFDRLGRNEVEEVTAGDICAIVGLTDVEIGDTVADIDHPNPLPALKVDEPTLTMLFRINDSPFSGRDGEYVTSRQLRDRLFKELERNVALRVVPVEGKSDEFMVSGRGLLHLGILLETMRREGYELSVGKPRVIMKEEGGMKLEPVEYLVIECPQGSVGAVMELVGNRRAECLKMDARGELTHLEFTIPARGLIGLKTRLLTATSGQAIMHHTFYDYQPSRGTIPSRVNGVMIATETGPATFYAIEGLQDRGVMFVSPQDQCYEGQIVAEHCRDNDLPVNIAREKKLTNMRNANAEKTVVLKAPRQMTLEMALEYIEDDELVEITPNSIRLRKMLLKEADRKRFDRSNREG